The DNA region ATAGTTGTCTTGAAAaattaaaggaaatataaacaTGCCTTTGAGCATTGTCTCTATTTTGATTGCTGTCTGCATCATTGAAGCTTGTGAAGAAAAAGTGATTGACACAAAAACAATGAGTTTATTGCAGAATGTCTGAACATGTATCAAGTATTACATTTGAGTAAGAGACAGTGTTTGATGGAGGTACAAATTTTTGTAAGGATGAGTAAGGAGGGGAAGCTATTACGAGTGGGTTTACAATTTGATAAAGTACCAAGGTAGGAtaccattatacatgtacatgagatTTTATGCAGAAGGAGTGTATGAGTACCCGGTAGTTTAATAGGAATGTGTGACAATGTTTAAAATTGAGAAGCTATttatcaaattgtgaaaagtgTTCACAAGTGCTGCCTATTTGAGGTGAACAAATATCTTGCAAACCAAAAAAACTACGCAAATTACTCTCTTAATATTTGCTGTGTgtcaagttctttttttttaattttgttgttttgttttgtttgcttattaTTCTTTTGTTACCTATGCAGGCATTACAGAGTAGTTGTAGCACTTGGAGTATAAAGATGTTTTTGGCACATTTGAGGGTATTGAAGTGAGGAAATATATGCACTTTTTATCCATTTATAGCTCACTGTGTATAATCACGAAGGGGGTCCCTGTTACCGATGTCTCTACCCCAAGCCACCCCCTGCAGAGACTGTCACCAACTGCTCCGAGGGCGGTGTTGTGGGAGTAGGTGAGTTCGTGTGCAAATCGTGCACATTGCACAGGGCATTACTAAGAATTATCCACCCAATagtaactttggaacagtcggAAACATGAGATGAAGCTGAGTGTGCTTTGAACTATTCAAAAGTTGAAAAGGATGTATAAGTGCACTTATGTATGACCAAGTaaagtgcattatttgttttataacatGGTGACATAATTTAAATTCTGCAACAGCCATTATTACAAGATTCAGAGGCCAGCACCAGCTTCAAGTTAACAGatctgcacacacaaacaattgcAATGCATTTGTTATACACAGACAATGCAGCTGAGTGCAGGTGAGCAGTCACTAGTGCTGGTCATTAGAATACTAATGCCCGGGGAAAAGTAAAGTTGGGCTTTTAGACAAACTAAAAGTCTGGCAGCTTGTTAGCATAGTTCTTGACCAATCCTGTAATTGGGATCCATGTCATCATTTTATAAGAATCTCTACACACAGTCTGGTAATAGGTGCTATGTGCTTCCCTACTCCTGCTAACAGGGTGCTGGGAGTGACCACAATGCACAAACCTGGTTGCAATATATATCATGTTCATAGAAGCAAACAAAGTGGATAAGATGGAGTGAAGAAACTCTTCCTGCAGTACATCATCAAGAATCAGCATGGGTGGTgtcacattttcaaaagtggggggggggggggggtgtggggaCCCACTtacgggtttcatgagctaacaggaaaaaaaaaaaaaaaaaggccttggGTGCAACATCGGGTGCCACTTTTGGATTTCTGCAGCTgtcaagcgaaaaaaaaaaaaagaggtctcCAGCGCAAAAACAAAAGCCTTTCGGCGCTCAAAggtttctttctattttttattttttctagtgccacttccgggctaaaaaaaaaagtggggccCGCCCCCCTTCGTAATAAGATTACTGTTTATCGAGGAATAATGCAACAGTGTAGTCAGTATCATTTGTAATCTCTCACATGTGTCATCACATCTTGGCATAATGACAGGGACTAATCGTAATAATAATTGGAATAATCGACATgaggtttaaagggatggtacagtttcggttgagatgggacttcaaGTTTCCTATGttctttgatgatgattttttgatttaatgagaaacttcatatgaaatatgaaagtgcatataattctaagaggaattcaaaatttatttgatgaaaattggttttgaaataatgtttacaaaacaaagcaatcctcaTATCCTTTGTCTGTCCTAACTTTTGATATTTGCAGAAATGGCTGGATTTTATTGTGGCCATGATCACGCACAGATTCCAAGAGCTATCAAAGTTTACTATGTTTTCTCATTGCCTATGAACACCTGAGATCAAAATCAATAATGTTAACCCATTTACACTGTAAGTCGACCAAAACAAAGTAGCCCTATTGTTTCATTGTATTGATAAAACATTTGTCAACAAAGCTATAATTCCATGTTACTGTAtcattatgattttctttttcattttgtggcACAGTTCCAGGAATCATTGGCTGCATCCAAGGTCTGGAAGCGATCAAAATGGCAGCCGGTCTGGGCAGTATCCTTGGCTTTCTGGGCTTGTGTGGTGCCAGAGTGATAGAAGATAGGCAGAAGGGGATGTTTGTGCTGTGGGatattgttttatgtttttatttgatgGTCTTATTTACTAAATATCTACTGAAGAATGACAAATCGTGCTCGAATGACAAGTAAGAAAGCATACAGAATACAGGAGGAAGGGTGTTACAGAGTTTGTAGTGTCcaagagttgttgttttttctttctttttagagaAGAAGTTAAGGCATGGCGTAAATTTAGAGAGCTGGGGTGGGACTTTATCTTCTGGAACTGAGAGAAGCTACATTTTGCATGTGATTCTGGGATTATTTTAAAGCATTCCCCGCAAGCTTTGATATAAAGGCTGTTTACTCCACTTTTTACATTTGCTGAATACTTAAATATGTATTTGAATTCTTCATGGACCCTGGATCGTGCAttaatatataatatttttcaaCTTACTGCATTCAAACATAGAGATCAATGTCTGTGCCTGTTGATGGCTATATTAACATCACTGCATGAGGTATTTTGCAGCTTTGTACAGTCAGACATTTGAGGAAATGGGGCTGTCACAGCACTCAAAATGCAGTGCTGTAAAGATGCAGTctttttaaaggtactgtttaccattgggagcagtgattttaaaaatgtttgagatgtcacatttgatgcatatgtgtaggtcagttgtatcacaaaacatcctaccatatataaAGTTTGCAATAATTCCTAAAACAaagggagatatcactatttttctcaatatacCATAACATTAGATGGTTTAGTCAAGAAACATTTCtactataactattgttcacattttgtatatttaacaatacttgacactgataatactgattcaaatttttacattggttgtttctatccgtaactcacattctagaactattttgaagcactaaagctgggtttttgtttcatttgcaagtggtaaataatgcctttaataatTGTTCAATTATACGCAAAGAGCATACTTTGTTCCTTGACCCGCAACCAACGACAACCAGCATCGTACTCTCAAAAGTTGCTGGTGTTTGACGGCCTGGATGGCTCTTTCCGCACCATCAGACTGCGGCCCAAGAAAGCGACGTGCGCGGTGTGCAGTGAAGCGCCCTCTGTCACCGAACTCATCGACTATGAGGAGTTCTGTGGGGCCAGTGCTACTGATAAGGTGAGTTACCAAATGTTGCTTTCAGAAGCGACCATGTTGCTGTCTCCTAGTTGCTGTCCTGGACTAGTTTGCATCGAGATAGCATTTATAGTGTGAAACGTTAAAATCTCCAAATCCTATTCCAAaatagagaagcactctgagagcacagacctccgccaagcatgcagctcatttccaccactgatcttgttcttccgtagagatatcagtgatttccacccataatACTTACAGtatgtgtgctgaaagtcgcccgatttcccaatatagaagcctttgttacatcataaaccctcagctgcacggtgAGCCTCgtcctagcagaaactagagcatgcactttagtgcgcgcatgcaaacctcaaatacgcggagagtgaactcccaagttcattgaccctacctgccaaaatatcaaaaatccttcataaattcccccaaaattctcggatcactaccaaaagttaatcgtttggtacttgtgtcattctcaacctttcctgcaagtttcatcccaatctgttaactactttttgagttattttgcacacggacaaacgaacgaactaactaacaaacaaaccaatggtaacaaaaacatatcctccccccttggtggaggtaataacACTTTTTCTgccaccattattatcatttaattgCATATAGACAGGGTGACCTATTTGCACTAACTGTGATTTAATGTCCTGCCTGTAGTAACTAAGAGTTCAATACAGAGTTTTGTACCAATGATTTAAGTACCATGTATTAATTGAATGATCAACTTACAGGCTCAGTTTTGGGtaactgaaatttgttgaagatgaaaatgaaagtattaCATGAGTGCAAATGATAGAAAAAATTTTTATGCTGTAAGACTTTGTTTGATTGCACAATTGGGTttgattaatttgatttttatgCTTATTGTTTGCCTAATTGCAACAACATTCTAAGTAACTCCTTTTCTTTCTATGCCTGTGTTATCGAAAGATTCCAGGGGCCACTTCCTGTGCAGTTCCATATTTGGTAGATCTaagaaaggtcaaatgtcaaaattagaataatgattttttttctttaatattatgTGACGTGATTTCACAATGAGTCTGTGAAATTTGATTATGCTTGGTAATAGTAGATGCATTAGAACCATGGCAGAAAACTTCCTTGTATGATTTGGGAAAGAcctgacaaaaatgaaataaggaagTGGCAGTCTTCTAATCTTTCAATATTGATGTAGTTGGTGAAATTATATTTTAAGGGATTTTTATCAAACTTTGTTCAGACATGAACTCTTGACAGAGTTATTAGACCACTTGATCTTGATGAACTTGATGATACCACTTTCAAGAGTTTGTggtcaaaatgaaagtgaatagTAGCTTTCAGATATGCAGAACCTGTGAGGTGCTTGAAAGAATTTGATTACGCATGATAGATAGAAACAGgataaaacaaaattgatggTTTCAGAAGTGACATGAATACATTGGTGTGAAAGTGCTCTTCCTGCTAGTGACTCAGTGTTTTCCAGAgaaagttaaagggattgtataattttggttgagacctaccttcaggtttctaacatttttaagtgagatattgagaaaccttgtatgaaatgtgaaagaccATATAATTCCaggaggaattcaacgtttatttgatggaaattggttttgaactggctgagatatccaaaacggagcaatcataataaaaggtgggatccaccttttattacgatcgctttgttttacattgttttgggatatctcagcccttccaaaacaattttcatccaagaacctttgaattcctcttagaatggtatgctctgtgtgATAAACTGTGACTTTGCTATTACCACAATCATGCTGTGGATAGCATTTTAGAACAACAGTAATTACAAAGGGGATTTATAGTGTTACCTGATAGTGGAGAAAACTTTGAAGTACATTCGTAAGCATGTGTGTGTCACACTAAGGTAAAATgatttatctttattatttgaaaattggGCTGCTGCCAAATAGTGTAATACCAGGTTTCAAGGCCAAATTTTGTTAAAGAGTCATTTGATCACGAGTTTCATATCCTAAAGGATTAGGTGGAATATATACTTTTATTTAAACTGTGCCTGCATATTTTCTAGAATGGAGGTAACAAACTTCTTGTGAGAGTAGTAACTGCTTTATTGTTTATCTCCTAGTCTTGCACATTTTCTTGTTTGCAagagtctctctttttttttttaattaagtgCAATACAGTCACATATATGCTGGTACCGTGAGGCATTTATTATCAATGATTATATATGAACAATCACAGAAAAATGACCTTGTCCCCTTCTGAGAAATTCTTTGTAGTGTTGTTTGTTTCTCATAATTAGTTGACATGTAGGATCGTAccttaaaaaacaataacaaaagagCCCCAAATTTTGTGTAATTGTTGAGTTcattctattaacacattcaaAGTGACTGTGTAAATTTCATATGTATTATGGCTCGGTCACAAATGCCATTAAGAACTCGAACGCCGTACGAACGATTTTTAGACAATAAAGATCTTCTTCAGAAGGCCGTACGAAACCAGACCGTTGGTAGACCGTTCGTAAGTTCGtagcctggtcgatggtcttgtccaagatttttGAAAACTTCGTACGAAACCCTCTCTTTGTAAGGCGGCCGTATGAACTCCAGAATTCGTAGGAATGCATCGTTCGTACAaacctttgtgaccgtagctttaCCGGTACATGaaatcagaaataaagattACTTTGTAAGAGATTAGAAAAACCTGTATGTGTGGATATGTTGTGACGAATGATGTTTGTCTTGGGTGCATTCTTTTGACATTGTCAAACTTCTTTCAACAAAACTTGCCAGGACTTTACATCTTTCTATTTCTAATACTCATATTTCTTATACCCAGTCTTGTGTTAGTAAACAGGGATGATGTACTGTGGTAGACTGTTAAAATCTCACACCATGATcatgcaaaatttgatgaatatATCATAGACAGAGAAATAGACTGATCTGGAGTCATCATTAAAGTCAATTAGAACAGGACACATGTgaaatttcagttttctttatgTTTCCCAAAGTGTATCACCAAATTGTGATATATATCACAACCACATGTGCAAATTGTCTAAAGTAAAGACATCATCCATTCCACAACTCTCACATTGGCTTTtgcacaaaaatgataaaagtcatGCTTTTGGTAAATAATCGAACAACTACAAACAAGACTGCAAAGCCACTATTGCAAGTTTATTACAATGCAACGAAGATTTCACACAAAAGActtagcattttctttttcttttattttctatcaaaagatgacatttagtgaaaaattgcatGTAGGGCAATGGGATACTTGTGAGGCTATGTTATCGCCTCATTTAatctgttgaggacgagtcctgagtatactcgggcagatgtctatgggaaatgcatgttgtggcAAAATTAGCCCAGTCCTCTACGGGTTTGTAGGTTGCTACTTACAGTGTACACTACCTGGTATATTGCTGCTTCatgaaaacaggtgaaatgtAAATATTCCATAAGTTTCTTTATCAGgtcagattttgatgaaacatctctcattctttgcaactgattgacaaattgccctacatcgacgtaaataagcactgaattgatcagtgttttagtagtagccatgataaaaaatcatgggcgtacatactcaagcaggattcgaacctacgacctcctgatcaccggacaggcatcatctccactagaccacctagctttcgcccgacagcaagtgttggttctaatccttatagcatgcagcgggtactgctttgttattcaaaaatttgaatctctCATTCTGTTTTTGTGATTATATCAAATTTGTTTGTGGAAACTTTAAAGAAAGTCAGGTAGTTATACGAGTAAAGCTTTAGGCTATGTCTGCTGCCTGTTGTAATCTTTCTTGGTGAATGTTTTACTGCAGTGCTTGAGAGTGCATCTTCTGAAAGCAGAGGACAGAATCTCGGCCGAGTCTCTCGCTGCCGAATTGGGCCAGACACCGTCACCCTCCTGTGTGCTCCTGGACTGCCGATCACAGATAGAGTTTGAAATCTGCCGGCTGCCAAACAGCATCAGTATCCTTTATCAGCAGATAAAGAGCTGTCTTCCACCATCTCTAAAATTGTTTGTCATGTAAAAGAGTATTTTATCTAAttcttgttttgtgtatttGCAAAACTTACTTTGAATTCTTGTGTTGCATATTTGCAAAGATTGCATTTAAATATCTGTGAAATGATTGTTTGCCTGTATCACAGATTTAATCCATATTGCCCCACTGGACTTTCACCTGTCGGGCTGTATTTATAGATATGTacattttgcacttttttttctcttaaatttgtttaaagtgTCTGGAAATAATAATTTGCATTCAATTACTTGTGGATCCCCAGGCCTTTCACTAACTTTTATTCCTTTTTGGATATCCATCCATGATGGCATTTTGTATCATCTTGACTCTTACACACAGATATCGCCTACAAAATGTTATAATATTCGCTTCCTTGTGtgtttgtaaatatgttttgaTCTGACATGAAAACTGAAAGTTGACTCAAACCTCAAACCTTGACATGACCAATTTAGATTTACCACTCCCTGACATAGAGAACAAGAAGGATATTTCAACGTTAGAAGAAGCAATCCTCGAACGCCACTCTCAAGCCAGCCGTGATAATCAACCACTACCTAGTGAGTGTTTCTATCATTCATTcagattgaaatgaataaacCACCCCCTCTACTCCCCCttcccaataaaaaaaaaagaatagtgaatgaaataaaaaactgAGTGACATGTGCCACAGTGTTGGCATCAAGCCACAAATAAAAttgtaatgatttaaaaaaaaaaaaaaaaaaaaaaaaaaacatatatatatatatatatatatatatatatatatatatatatatatatatatatatatatatatatatacatatacatatatatattatatcctGTATCTTTAATGCATGTAATACTGCATGTTAAAGATTGCTATGGTGAGACGGTCCTAGAAAATCCACTGTCAATGGTAAGAGCCAATGAGCCGTAAATTTCATCATATATGTCGAAATTTTCGTAGGGTACTTTGAAAAGTGAATATATCTTAAAAGGACTGAATAAGGTAGGggaaagcaatgaaatgcagtCATTGTCCAGAGAGCATTTCTTATATTTCTTgataaaaatgaatagaatGCCATTGAAGACTGGTGAAGCATGTAGTACTTCATGAAAGtaggaaaaaaatcatgacaacTTACCACTACCTAGTGAGCGTTTCAATCATAATActggaaaggagaaaaaaaaatgaaactgcatGCTGTATATTTGTCTATAAAGGAATATGATGTCCAGAGAAGCAACAATGACAAGTCTTTGATTGGTCGGTGTTAGAATAATTGATGGGAATGCTTTGAAAAAGCAATTAAATTTGTTGTAGGAAACCACAATAACTAAGCAGTACTCCATCAATACTGcgtttattttcttgaaaacaaaTCAGGGGAAGAAACAATCAGTGAAGCATTAAATGATTTGTGATGAGGGCTTTGAAGTTGCAACTACCAGGCACGATCTGGTGAGTCCAAAATTTACTCAAACAGGATAAACAAAGTATGCTATGGCAAGTAAATTAACTGAGTAATGATCCGTGATGGGGTAGAGgaaaccatggtaaccactcatgaTCCAAATAGCTTCTGTCATTTATGCAGATGGAAATGTAAGTGTTTCATAATTTGTGATTAGGAGCTTAGAATACAGATCAACCAACTACCTTCCTGTCAGCATTCCATCACTGCTTGAAAGGAATGTTCTTGGAAGtgaacaaaatgtaaaaatttgtgatgGAGAAATGACCGCTAGCCAGTTAATCATATTTATTACCATTgttaatatatataaaaaaggtGATGATATAGAAATCAGTAAACAAGGTGATAGTTTATAAGAAAGGTTGCAGTAGCCATGACAACCAATGAAAGTGTATTGTCtctgtatttttattattattattattgtctctGTGTAAAAGTTGACGTAAGTGGTGAAATAGTGAATGTAAATGAAGTTTGTAGTGCACTGCTGGCAAATCATTTTGTTCTTCAATTCTGTTCagttcattttatgtatttcatataatttcttgAAGAAATATATCTTATATGTggcattacccccccccccccaaaaaaaaaaaaaaaaaaatgtgactgaTAAAGTAATTACTATGATATGTTGGAAGAGTGGTGGGAAGAATAGCAAATGAGCATGTCACAAATCCCCCTCCACCATCTTGGACAATGTGGAAGGGTTTGTGAACTCTattgttacctccgccaagggaggaggttatgttttcgttaccgttggtttgtgtgtttgtgtgtttgttagttagtttgtccgtgtgcaaaataactcaaaaagtagtgaacggatcgagatgaaacttgcagaaaagtttgagaatgacacaagtaacaaacgattaacttttggtggtgatccgagaatttttggggaatttatgaaggattttttatattttggcaggtagggtcaatggacttgggagttcaggctgcgcgtatttgaggtttgcatgagcgcactaaagtgcgtgctctagtttctgctagggcgaggcgcacagtgcagctgagggtttatgacgtaacaaaggcttctatattgggaaatcgggcgactttcagcacacaatgctataagtacgtatgggtggaaatcactgctatggaagaacaaggtcagtggtggaaatgagctgcatgcttggcggaggtctgcgctctcagagtgcttttctagttgatTATTCTCCTGGTAATTGTTGACATATGCACAGAAAATATCATCTGTTCAAGTTACACAGAATGAGGCTTGCTCCTCAgtgtcatacaatgtacataacatACTGATCTTGGATGTCGCTGTCTTATCaacttttgttcttttcttttgctctCTCTGTTGCAGTCTATGTTGTCTGTAGAAGAGGCAACGATTCCCAGAAAGCCGTTCTCCAGCTGCGTGAGCTGCTATCCTCCTCTCCAGTCACAATTAAGGATTTGTCCGGAGGACTGACAGCGTGGGCGACTCGGGTTGATCCAAACTTTCCTCAGTACTGACTCTCTTTCCAGTATGTGCATAAGAATGCAAAAACAACTTGTGGATGATTTTATTTTACAAAGATTAGAAGGCTGCATctgatagataaatgaataaataaatgaataataaataaacGAATAGCTATCGGTAGATAACTCAGTATTCCAATGCACAAGTAAAATGccttatgtgtgtatgtgtgtgatcgTTCCTGATTATTTCTCAAGGATTCATACTTTCTGTGAAAGCTCTAAAGAGATGTTGAGTAAAATTGATTTTCCACCTACACAcaaccaaatgaaaaaaaaaaaaaataaagaaatgtcagaaaaagagaaggaaaaaggaGAAGGCCAGGGAATTCCTGAAAGGTTTGTTTGTGAAGGCATCTGGTGGCGTGATTGAATTATCCTCAC from Diadema setosum chromosome 1, eeDiaSeto1, whole genome shotgun sequence includes:
- the LOC140231286 gene encoding adenylyltransferase and sulfurtransferase MOCS3-like; translation: MDNESDVELQIRTLKEENSRLRARLHICEAKLREKECSSQEPPYDCSRDESPKDHPQVTQLDNASIKRYSRQLILPEIGVQGQLKIVNTSVLIVGAGGLGCPSAIYLAAAGIGRLGVIDYDEVELSNLHRQILHTEQRVGMSKSDSIKTSVNSLNSSVRCTPYHIQLDRHNALDIIRQYDIVLDCTDNVATRYLLNDACVLAGKPLVSGSALRFEGQLTVYNHEGGPCYRCLYPKPPPAETVTNCSEGGVVGVVPGIIGCIQGLEAIKMAAGLGTSYSQKLLVFDGLDGSFRTIRLRPKKATCAVCSEAPSVTELIDYEEFCGASATDKCLRVHLLKAEDRISAESLAAELGQTPSPSCVLLDCRSQIEFEICRLPNSINLPLPDIENKKDISTLEEAILERHSQASRDNQPLPIYVVCRRGNDSQKAVLQLRELLSSSPVTIKDLSGGLTAWATRVDPNFPQY